Genomic DNA from Dehalogenimonas lykanthroporepellens BL-DC-9:
GGTGCAGAACCTGGTGGTCGATCTGTCCGGCACCTCTCATGCCAGTCTGGAGAAGCTGACCGCGGGAGACACCGTTGCCAAGCTGAGCGGAGGGTCTACCCTGACGGTTGATATCCAGGGTCGGCTGGATGCCGACATTACCGGGGCTTCCAGTCTGCGCTGGACAGGCGCGCCGTCCCTGGGCGACGTCAAGGTCACCGGCGCCTCGTCACTGGCCCGGAAATAGCCGACAGCTACCTGAACTTGCGACCAGTCCGAAACCATACCGCGGTATGATGACGGCAGGCGCCGTCCTTTGTATAATTTCAGGAATATAGGTTCTATCGGTTCCGGGAGGCATGACATGTATCGAAAAGTGCTGGTTATCGTTCTCGTCACTGTTCTGGCGGCCACAGCCGCCGGCTGTTTCACCGTCGGCAGTATCGTCGGCCGGGGGCCGGTGGAAACCCGGGACTTCGAATTCGACAGCTTCACCCGTTTGCAGGTATCCAGCGCCTTCGAGGTGACGGTTGCCCGGTCGGATGAATTCTCCGTGAGTGTTACCACTAACGAGAACCTCTTCGATTATCTTGACCTGAGCCGGGTCGGCGATACGCTGAGCCTTCGCTTGAAAAGCGGCAGTTATACCTTCGCTTCTCTCAAGGCGCGGGTGACCATGCCCGACATTTTCAGCGCCGAGATTACCAGCGCTTCTGAAGCCACCATTTCCGGCTTCGAATTCACCCATGCTCTGAACCTGACCGCTTCCGGTGCCAGCCAGATTCACCTGACCGATATGACCACGGGTGAACTGACACTACAGGTATCCGGTGCTTCCCGCCTGACCGGTGATGTCAATTCTGGTGAAGGGTCCTTCAATATCTCCGGCGCCTCGACTCTGGAACTGAGTGGTTCAGGCGGTGGGCTTACGGTCACCGGCTCCGGGGCTTCGACTGTGGCCTTGAAGGAATTTACTGCCGGCAATATCGGTTTGGATTTCTCCGGCGCCACCACCGGCTCGGTACGCGCTGGCGGCCGGCTGGATGTGACGCTTTCGGGTGCTTCCTCATTACGCTATTTTGGTAACCCGGTAATCGGAGACGTCAATGTCAGCGGCGGCTCGTCGCTGAACAGCGGGTAACCGATGACGGATACCTCTTACCAGAGTGCCCTTGACTGGCTCTACGGACTGGTTGATTATGAAACTGCCGGCTTGCCGCGCAACCCGGCCAATTTCAATCTGCGCCGGGTCGCCCTGATTCTGGAAAGGCTGGACAATCCTCATCTCAAAGTTCGTACCGTCCATATCGCC
This window encodes:
- a CDS encoding conserved hypothetical protein (KEGG: deb:DehaBAV1_0014 hypothetical protein), with the protein product MYRKVLVIVLVTVLAATAAGCFTVGSIVGRGPVETRDFEFDSFTRLQVSSAFEVTVARSDEFSVSVTTNENLFDYLDLSRVGDTLSLRLKSGSYTFASLKARVTMPDIFSAEITSASEATISGFEFTHALNLTASGASQIHLTDMTTGELTLQVSGASRLTGDVNSGEGSFNISGASTLELSGSGGGLTVTGSGASTVALKEFTAGNIGLDFSGATTGSVRAGGRLDVTLSGASSLRYFGNPVIGDVNVSGGSSLNSG